In Eubalaena glacialis isolate mEubGla1 chromosome 3, mEubGla1.1.hap2.+ XY, whole genome shotgun sequence, the following are encoded in one genomic region:
- the ALPL gene encoding alkaline phosphatase, tissue-nonspecific isozyme has translation MISPFLVLAIGTCLTNSLVPEKEKDPKYWRDQAQQTLKNALRLQTLNTNVAKNVIMFLGDGMGVSTVTAARILKGQLHHSPGEETRLEMDKFPYVALSKTYNTNAQVPDSAGTATAYLCGVKANEGTVGVSAATQRTECNTTQGNEVTSILRWAKDAGKSVGIVTTTRVNHATPSAAYAHSADRDWYSDNEMPPEALSQGCKDIAYQLMHNVRDIEVIMGGGRKYMFPKNRTDVEYEMDEKARGTRLDGLNLIDIWKSFKPKHKHSHYIWNRTELLALDPYTVDYLLGLFEPGDMQYELNRNNVTDPSLSEMVEMAIKILSKNPKGFFLLVEGGRIDHGHHEGKAKQALHEVVEMDRAIGQAGTMTSVEDTLTVVTADHSHVFTFGGYTPRGNSIFGLAPMVSDTDKKPFTSILYGNGPGYKVVGGERENVSMVDYAHDNYQAQSAVPLRHETHGGEDVAIFAKGPMAHLLHGVHEQNYIPHVMAYAACIGANRDHCASASLSGSPSPGPLLFLLALLPLGILF, from the exons ATGATTTCACCATTCTTAGTGCTGGCCATTGGCACCTGCCTTACCAACTCCTTAGTGCCAG agaaagagaaagaccccAAGTACTGGAGAGACCAAGCTCAGCAGACCCTGAAAAATGCCCTGAGGCTTCAGACTCTCAACACCAACGTGGCTAAGAATGTCATCATGTTCCTAGGAGACG GGATGGGCGTCTCCACGGTGACGGCGGCCCGCATCCTCAAGGGTCAGCTCCACCACAGCCCAGGAGAGGAGACCAGGCTGGAGATGGACAAGTTTCCCTATGTGGCCCTCTCCAAG ACATACAACACCAACGCTCAGGTCCCTGACAGCGCAGGCACCGCCACCGCCTATTTGTGTGGGGTGAAGGCCAATGAGGGCACCGTGGGAGTGAGCGCAGCGACCCAGCGCACCGAGTGCAACACCACTCAGGGCAACGAGGTCACCTCCATCCTGCGCTGGGCCAAGGACGCAG GGAAATCCGTGGGCATCGTGACCACCACGCGAGTGAACCACGCCACCCCCAGCGCCGCCTACGCCCACTCTGCTGACCGGGACTGGTACTCGGACAACGAGATGCCCCCGGAGGCCCTGAGCCAGGGCTGCAAGGACATCGCCTACCAGCTCATGCACAACGTCAGGGACATCGAG GTGATCATGGGGGGCGGCCGGAAGTACATGTTCCCCAAGAATAGAACCGATGTGGAGTATGAGATGGACGAGAAGGCCAGGGGCACGAGGCTGGACGGCCTGAACCTCATCGACATCTGGAAGAGCTTCAAACCGAAACACAAG CACTCTCACTATATCTGGAACCGCACCGAACTCCTGGCCCTCGACCCCTACACCGTGGACTACCTCTTGG GTCTCTTTGAGCCGGGGGACATGCAGTATGAGCTCAACAGGAACAACGTGACTGACCCTTCACTCTCCGAGATGGTGGAGATGGCCATCAAGATCCTGAGCAAGAACCCCAAAGGCTTCTTCTTGCTGGTGGAAG GGGGAAGGATTGACCACGGGCACCACGAGGGCAAAGCCAAGCAGGCACTGCACGAGGTGGTGGAGATGGACCGGGCAATCGGACAGGCAGGCACCATGACCTCCGTGGAAGACACGCTGACCGTTGTCACCGCCGACCACTCCCATGTCTTTACCTTTGGCGGGTACACCCCCcgtggcaactctatttttg GTCTGGCCCCCATGGTGAGTGACACagacaagaagcctttcacttcaaTCCTGTACGGCAACGGGCCTGGCTACAAGGTGGTGGGTGGTGAGCGAGAGAATGTCTCCATGGTGGACTACG CTCACGACAACTACCAGGCACAGTCCGCCGTGCCCCTGCGCCACGAGACCCATGGCGGGGAGGACGTAGCCATCTTCGCCAAGGGCCCCATGGCACACCTGCTGCACGGCGTCCACGAGCAGAACTACATCCCCCACGTGATGGCTTACGCAGCCTGCATCGGTGCCAACCGCGACCACTGTGCCTCCGCCAGCTTGTCAggcagcccctccccaggccctctgCTGTTCCTGCTGGCCCTGCTCCCCCTGGGCATCCTGTTCTGA